The following are encoded together in the Pseudomonas sediminis genome:
- a CDS encoding 2-hydroxyacid dehydrogenase, protein MSKPKVLQIGPLSERFNRELADEYEVSALWQQAEPLAFLREQGEQFIYMVSSARFGCTADQLALLPNLRAICSFGVGYDPYPLDLLRDRGIVLSTTPDVLNDCVADLAMGLMIDSARRLSEADRFVRSGAWSSTSGFPLARRVSGKRLGIVGLGRIGEAVALRASGFSMPVRYHNRRAVEGSPYQHEPDLLALARWADFLVLTCPGGKATHHLINAEVLEALGPDGFLVNVARGSVVDEAALITALQGKVIGGAGLDVFEREPQVPAALRELDNVVLLPHVGSGSLETRQQMADLVLDNLRAFIATGELLTPL, encoded by the coding sequence ATGAGCAAACCCAAGGTGCTGCAGATCGGCCCGCTGAGCGAGCGTTTCAACCGCGAGCTGGCCGACGAGTACGAGGTCAGCGCGCTGTGGCAACAGGCCGAGCCGCTGGCATTCCTGCGTGAACAGGGCGAGCAGTTCATCTACATGGTGTCCTCGGCACGCTTCGGCTGCACGGCTGACCAGCTCGCGCTGCTGCCCAATCTGCGCGCCATCTGCAGCTTCGGTGTGGGCTACGATCCCTATCCGCTGGATCTGCTGCGTGATCGCGGCATCGTGCTCAGCACCACGCCGGACGTGCTCAACGACTGCGTCGCCGACCTGGCCATGGGCCTGATGATCGATAGCGCGCGGCGCCTGTCCGAGGCTGATCGCTTCGTGCGCAGCGGCGCCTGGAGCAGCACCTCGGGCTTCCCGCTGGCGCGTCGGGTCAGCGGCAAGCGCCTGGGGATCGTCGGCCTTGGCCGCATCGGCGAGGCAGTGGCCTTGCGCGCCTCCGGTTTCTCCATGCCGGTGCGTTACCACAATCGCCGTGCGGTCGAGGGCAGCCCTTACCAGCACGAGCCGGATCTGCTGGCGCTGGCGCGCTGGGCGGACTTCCTGGTGCTGACCTGCCCGGGCGGCAAGGCCACCCATCACCTGATCAACGCCGAGGTGCTCGAAGCACTCGGCCCGGATGGCTTTCTGGTCAACGTCGCGCGTGGCTCGGTGGTCGATGAGGCCGCGCTGATCACGGCGTTGCAGGGCAAAGTGATTGGCGGCGCCGGGCTGGACGTTTTCGAGCGCGAACCCCAGGTGCCGGCGGCGCTGCGCGAGCTGGACAACGTGGTGCTGTTGCCGCACGTCGGCAGCGGCAGCCTCGAAACCCGCCAGCAGATGGCCGATCTGGTACTGGACAACCTGCGCGCCTTCATCGCTACCGGCGAGTTGCTGACTCCATTGTAG
- a CDS encoding ABC transporter ATP-binding protein — MQSVISIQQLNKIYASGHPALQGIDLDIRQGEIFALLGPNGAGKTTLISIICGIVNPGEGKVLVGGKDIVRDYRAARSQIGLVPQELVSDVFETVWATVKFSRGLFGKKPDPAYLEQLLKDLSLWDKRNAKIMELSGGMKRRVMIAKALSHEPQILFLDEPTAGVDVELRRDMWNMVRRLRERGVTIILTTHYIEEAEEMADRIGVISKGRIILVEDKQVLMHKLGKKQLTLHLQQPLSCVPAELSRYGLELADQGHALVFTFDAQHENTGIAELLRDLAQHGIDFKDLQSSQSSLEEIFVSLLEESRA; from the coding sequence GTGCAGTCGGTCATTTCCATCCAGCAACTGAACAAGATCTATGCGTCCGGCCATCCGGCGCTGCAAGGCATCGACCTGGACATTCGCCAGGGCGAGATCTTCGCCTTGCTCGGCCCCAACGGCGCGGGCAAGACCACCCTGATCAGCATCATCTGCGGCATCGTCAATCCGGGCGAGGGCAAGGTGCTGGTCGGCGGCAAGGACATCGTCCGTGACTACCGCGCGGCCCGCTCGCAGATCGGCCTGGTGCCGCAGGAACTGGTCAGCGACGTGTTCGAAACCGTCTGGGCGACGGTCAAGTTCAGCCGTGGCCTGTTCGGCAAGAAACCCGACCCGGCCTACCTGGAGCAACTGCTCAAGGATCTGTCGCTGTGGGACAAACGCAACGCCAAGATCATGGAACTGTCCGGCGGCATGAAGCGCCGGGTGATGATCGCCAAGGCGCTCTCGCACGAGCCGCAGATTCTCTTCCTTGACGAGCCCACCGCTGGCGTCGACGTGGAGCTGCGCCGCGACATGTGGAACATGGTGCGGCGCCTGCGTGAGCGCGGCGTGACCATCATCCTGACCACCCACTACATCGAGGAGGCCGAGGAAATGGCCGACCGCATCGGGGTGATTAGCAAGGGCCGCATCATCCTGGTGGAAGACAAGCAGGTGCTGATGCACAAGCTGGGCAAGAAGCAGCTGACCCTGCACCTGCAGCAGCCGCTGTCCTGCGTGCCGGCCGAGCTGTCGCGCTATGGCCTGGAACTGGCCGATCAGGGCCATGCCCTGGTGTTCACCTTCGATGCCCAGCACGAGAACACCGGCATCGCCGAACTGCTGCGCGACCTGGCTCAGCACGGCATCGACTTCAAGGATCTGCAGTCGAGCCAGAGTTCGCTGGAGGAGATTTTCGTGTCACTGCTGGAGGAGTCGCGCGCATGA
- a CDS encoding FAD-binding oxidoreductase, which produces MSGLSDDLLQALREAVGEAGLITDAERMQSYLSDWRGAYRGQAAAVLRPASTEEVAAVVRLCAQAGVALVPQGGNTGLCGGSIPDDSGAQVVLSLTRMKRIRAVDVGNETITVEAGVILQQLQEAAVEVGRLFPLSLGAEGSCTVGGNLATNAGGTAVLRYGNMRDLTLGLEVVLPDGRIWDGLRGLRKDNTGYDLKHLFIGSEGTLGIITAAVLKLFPAVRSLTTAWVALPSPQAAVELIGQMRGLCGDRLTGFELMSRQSVEFVLRHVAGVSDPFADTHPWYVLIELSDTQPNAPLNELLEEGLGAAFEQGVALDAVVAASDAQVRALWALREGISEAQNHEGPSLKHDISVPVSRIPDFIELTDAALQQAFPGVRIVAYGHVGDGNLHYNISKPIGAEDVAFKAQAEAIMRVIYDQTLRYAGSISAEHGLGQSKRLAAQHYKAPLELELMARVKQALDPTGLMNPGKLL; this is translated from the coding sequence ATGAGTGGCCTGTCCGATGATCTGCTCCAGGCATTGCGCGAGGCGGTCGGCGAGGCTGGCCTGATCACTGACGCCGAGCGCATGCAGAGCTACCTGAGCGACTGGCGCGGCGCCTACCGTGGCCAGGCAGCTGCCGTGCTGCGCCCGGCGTCGACCGAGGAGGTTGCTGCCGTGGTACGGCTGTGCGCGCAGGCCGGCGTCGCCCTGGTGCCTCAAGGCGGCAATACCGGCCTGTGCGGCGGCTCGATCCCGGATGACTCTGGCGCGCAGGTCGTGCTGTCGCTGACGCGCATGAAGCGTATCCGTGCAGTGGACGTGGGTAATGAAACCATCACCGTCGAAGCGGGGGTGATCCTGCAGCAGTTGCAGGAGGCTGCCGTCGAAGTCGGCCGGCTGTTCCCGCTGTCGCTGGGCGCCGAGGGCAGTTGCACGGTTGGTGGCAACCTGGCGACCAATGCCGGCGGCACCGCGGTGCTGCGTTACGGCAACATGCGCGACCTGACCCTGGGGCTGGAAGTGGTGTTGCCCGATGGGCGTATCTGGGACGGCCTGCGCGGGTTGCGCAAGGACAATACCGGCTACGACCTCAAGCACCTGTTCATCGGCAGCGAGGGCACCCTGGGCATCATTACCGCCGCCGTGCTCAAGTTGTTCCCCGCCGTGCGCAGCCTGACCACCGCCTGGGTGGCGCTGCCCAGTCCGCAGGCAGCGGTCGAGCTGATCGGGCAGATGCGCGGGCTGTGTGGCGACCGCCTGACCGGCTTCGAACTGATGTCGCGGCAAAGCGTCGAGTTCGTCCTGCGCCATGTCGCCGGTGTCAGCGATCCCTTCGCCGACACGCATCCCTGGTACGTGCTGATCGAGCTGAGTGACACCCAGCCCAACGCGCCCTTGAACGAGTTGCTGGAAGAGGGCCTCGGTGCTGCCTTCGAACAGGGCGTGGCGCTGGATGCCGTGGTCGCCGCCAGCGACGCGCAGGTGCGCGCCTTGTGGGCGTTGCGTGAAGGCATCTCGGAGGCGCAGAACCACGAAGGGCCGAGCCTCAAGCACGACATCAGCGTGCCGGTCAGCCGTATTCCCGACTTCATCGAACTTACCGATGCCGCACTGCAGCAGGCCTTCCCCGGTGTGCGCATCGTGGCCTACGGGCACGTCGGCGACGGCAACCTGCATTACAACATCAGCAAGCCAATCGGCGCCGAGGATGTCGCGTTCAAGGCGCAGGCCGAGGCGATCATGCGCGTGATCTACGACCAGACCCTGCGCTATGCCGGCAGCATCAGCGCTGAACATGGCCTGGGACAGTCCAAGCGCCTGGCTGCGCAGCACTACAAGGCGCCGCTGGAGCTGGAGTTGATGGCTCGGGTCAAGCAGGCGCTGGATCCGACCGGGCTGATGAATCCGGGCAAATTGCTGTAA
- a CDS encoding protease inhibitor I42 family protein, whose product MHATLRLLTLPALALLTACAHQSGTLELKKDRQCPLTLNKGQQLILSLPSNPTTGFRWDVRDAAPGVLQSLGPEVYSNPEDAGLVGAGGISTWRFTAREPGEGRLLLTYQQPWEPNVPPAETFECEVRVK is encoded by the coding sequence ATGCACGCCACCTTGCGCCTGCTTACCCTGCCCGCCCTGGCCCTGCTTACGGCCTGCGCCCATCAATCCGGCACGCTGGAACTGAAGAAGGATCGGCAGTGCCCGCTGACGCTGAACAAGGGTCAGCAGCTGATTCTCAGCCTGCCCAGCAACCCCACCACCGGGTTTCGCTGGGACGTGCGTGATGCTGCGCCGGGCGTGCTGCAGAGCCTCGGCCCCGAGGTCTACAGCAACCCGGAAGACGCTGGGCTGGTGGGTGCTGGCGGCATCTCCACCTGGCGCTTCACCGCACGTGAGCCAGGCGAAGGTCGCCTGCTGCTGACCTACCAGCAACCCTGGGAGCCGAACGTGCCGCCAGCGGAAACCTTCGAGTGTGAAGTGCGGGTTAAGTGA
- the lpcA gene encoding D-sedoheptulose 7-phosphate isomerase gives MIEHIRNSLQEAQRALEAFLANEQTLGNIQKAAELLVESFENKGKAFSCGNGGSMCDAMHFAEELTGRYRKNRPGIAAVSISDPSHISCVANDFGYDFIFSRYIESHGRAGDVLIAISTSGKSPNVVKAAEAAKTLGVKVIALTGKPGSLLESLADVCICAPGGDFADRVQELHIKTLHILIELIERKLSPQNYA, from the coding sequence ATGATCGAACATATCCGCAACAGCCTGCAGGAAGCCCAGCGCGCGCTGGAGGCCTTCCTCGCCAACGAGCAGACCCTGGGCAACATCCAGAAGGCCGCTGAACTGCTGGTCGAAAGCTTCGAGAACAAGGGCAAGGCGTTTTCCTGTGGTAATGGCGGCTCGATGTGCGACGCCATGCACTTCGCCGAGGAACTGACCGGGCGCTACCGCAAGAACCGTCCCGGCATCGCCGCCGTGTCGATCAGCGACCCCAGCCATATCAGCTGCGTGGCCAACGACTTTGGTTACGACTTCATCTTCTCGCGCTACATCGAGTCCCACGGCCGCGCAGGTGACGTGTTGATCGCCATCAGCACCAGCGGCAAGAGCCCGAACGTGGTCAAGGCCGCCGAAGCGGCCAAGACGCTGGGCGTGAAGGTGATCGCCCTGACCGGCAAGCCCGGCTCGCTGCTGGAAAGCCTGGCCGACGTGTGCATCTGTGCCCCGGGCGGCGACTTCGCCGACCGCGTACAGGAACTGCACATCAAGACCCTGCACATCCTCATCGAGCTGATCGAGCGCAAGCTCAGCCCGCAGAACTACGCCTGA
- a CDS encoding helix-turn-helix domain-containing protein yields the protein MLQARVIRLDEQAHEHAHDHHQLVMSLIGRAEFEVGGRGGEVCRMRACLVPGDAAHQFAGMGDNRMLILDLDEQDTPSEDLELLHRLFETPRYPALDVDFQHLLTYAGAELERYGSDPILARSLGGVLLRALHLRLFGEQRRQPQGTLDLQRLNDYIAEHLARRISVAELAQEMCLSPSHFHALFKDSVGLTPHQYLLKTRLDRAARMLRESNLPLVRIAEECGFSSQSALTTAMRRYMGLTPKRLRAA from the coding sequence ATGTTGCAAGCCCGTGTGATCCGCCTGGATGAACAGGCCCATGAACATGCCCACGATCATCATCAGCTGGTGATGTCCTTGATCGGGCGCGCCGAATTTGAAGTCGGCGGCCGCGGTGGGGAGGTCTGTCGCATGCGCGCCTGTCTGGTGCCAGGCGACGCCGCTCACCAGTTCGCCGGCATGGGCGACAACCGCATGCTGATTCTGGATCTGGACGAGCAGGACACCCCCAGTGAAGACCTGGAGCTGCTCCACCGTCTGTTCGAAACACCGCGCTATCCCGCCCTTGATGTCGATTTTCAGCACCTTCTGACCTATGCCGGCGCCGAACTGGAACGCTATGGCAGCGACCCGATCCTCGCACGTTCTCTTGGTGGCGTCCTGCTGCGGGCCTTGCACCTGCGCCTGTTCGGCGAGCAGCGCAGGCAGCCGCAAGGGACACTGGATCTGCAACGCCTGAACGACTACATAGCTGAACATCTGGCCCGGCGGATCAGTGTTGCCGAACTGGCTCAGGAGATGTGCCTGAGCCCCAGCCACTTTCATGCCCTGTTCAAGGACAGTGTCGGCCTGACCCCGCATCAGTACCTGCTCAAGACCCGTCTCGACCGCGCTGCGCGAATGCTGCGTGAGAGCAATCTGCCGCTGGTACGCATCGCCGAGGAATGTGGCTTTTCCAGCCAGAGCGCCCTGACCACGGCGATGCGCCGTTACATGGGGCTGACCCCGAAGCGCCTGCGCGCCGCCTGA
- a CDS encoding M18 family aminopeptidase → MREELIQGLLDFLNASPTPFHATTSLAMRLEAAGYRHLDERAPWQTEAGGRYYVTRNDSSIIAFKLGKRPAVDGGIRLVGAHTDSPCLRVKPNPELQRQGFFQLGVEVYGGALLAPWFDRDLSLAGRVTYRRDGKVESQLIDFYQPIAVIPSLAIHLNREANQGWAINPQNELPPILAQLASSETADFRALLAEQLAMEHDFNPDAVLDYELSFYDTQSAAIVGLNQDFIASARLDNLLSCYAGLLALIESDDEETCVLVCTDHEEVGSCSACGADGPFLEQVLRRVLPGGDAFVRTIQRSLLVSADNAHGVHPNYADKHDGNHGPKLNAGPVIKINSNQRYATNSETAGFFRHLCLENEVPVQSFVVRSDMGCGSTIGPITASQLGVRTVDIGLPTFAMHSIRELAGSHDLDHLVKVLTAFYSSSDLP, encoded by the coding sequence ATGCGCGAAGAACTGATCCAAGGCTTGCTCGATTTTCTCAACGCCTCGCCGACGCCTTTCCATGCCACCACCAGCCTGGCCATGCGCCTAGAAGCCGCGGGTTACCGCCATCTAGACGAACGCGCGCCCTGGCAGACCGAAGCCGGCGGCCGCTATTACGTGACCCGCAACGACTCCTCGATCATCGCTTTCAAGCTGGGCAAGCGCCCGGCCGTCGATGGCGGCATTCGCCTGGTCGGTGCCCATACCGACAGCCCCTGCCTGCGCGTCAAGCCGAATCCGGAACTACAGCGCCAGGGCTTCTTCCAGCTCGGCGTGGAAGTCTACGGCGGCGCCCTGCTCGCCCCCTGGTTCGACCGCGACCTATCGCTGGCCGGCCGCGTGACCTACCGCCGCGACGGCAAGGTCGAAAGCCAACTGATCGACTTCTACCAGCCCATCGCCGTGATCCCCAGCCTGGCCATCCACCTCAACCGCGAGGCCAACCAGGGCTGGGCGATCAATCCGCAGAACGAGCTACCACCGATCCTGGCCCAACTGGCCAGCAGCGAAACCGCCGACTTCCGCGCCCTGCTCGCCGAACAGCTGGCCATGGAGCACGACTTCAACCCGGACGCAGTGCTGGACTATGAACTGAGCTTCTACGACACCCAGAGCGCCGCCATCGTCGGTCTCAACCAGGATTTCATCGCCAGCGCACGCCTGGACAATCTGCTGTCCTGCTACGCCGGCCTGCTGGCACTGATCGAATCCGATGACGAGGAAACCTGTGTACTGGTCTGCACCGACCACGAAGAAGTCGGCTCCTGCTCCGCCTGTGGCGCCGACGGCCCCTTCCTCGAACAGGTGCTGCGCCGCGTACTACCTGGCGGCGATGCTTTCGTTCGCACTATCCAGCGCTCGCTGCTGGTGTCGGCGGACAACGCTCACGGCGTACACCCCAACTACGCCGACAAGCACGACGGCAACCACGGGCCCAAGCTCAACGCCGGCCCGGTGATCAAGATCAACAGCAACCAGCGCTACGCCACCAACAGCGAGACCGCCGGTTTCTTCCGCCACCTGTGCCTGGAAAACGAAGTGCCGGTGCAGAGTTTCGTGGTGCGCAGCGACATGGGCTGCGGCTCCACCATCGGCCCGATCACCGCCAGCCAGCTTGGCGTGCGCACGGTCGACATCGGCCTGCCCACCTTCGCCATGCACTCGATCCGCGAACTGGCCGGCAGCCATGATCTGGATCACCTGGTGAAAGTGTTGACCGCCTTCTATTCCAGCAGCGACCTGCCTTGA
- the lon gene encoding endopeptidase La, with protein sequence MNDQDNTPETVEVHVQADSTGLVLPAQQLPDKLYIIPIHNRPFFPAQVLPVIVNEQPWGRTLTRVGNTEHKCMAVFFVDTPPDEHGEFDLDSLPEHGTLVRVHHVSEEGGKLQFVAQGLTRVRIRGWLSRRGPYLAEVEYPQAPNDPRDEVKAYGMALINAIKELLPLNPLYSEELKNYLNRFSPNDPSPLTDFAAALTTAPGRELQEVLDTVPMLKRMEKVLPLLRKEVEVGRLQKELSAEVNKQIGERQREFFLKEQLKLIQQELGISKDDKSADREEFLARLEGKTLPAQAQKRIDEELNKLSILEAGSPEYAVTRNYLDWSTALPWGIHGQDKLDLGHARKVLDKHHAGMDDIKERITEFLAVGAFKGEIAGSIVLLVGPPGVGKTSIGKSIAESLGRPFYRFSVGGMRDEAEIKGHRRTYIGAMPGKLVQALKEAEVMNPVIMLDEIDKMGTSYQGDPASALLETLDPEQNVEFLDHYLDLRLDLSKVLFVCTANTLDSIPGPLLDRMEVIRLSGYITEEKLAIAKRHLWPKQLDKAGVPKARLSISDAALRAVIEGYAREAGVRQLEKQLGKLVRKSVVKLLDDPEAKIRIGAKDLEQALGMPVFRNERVLAGTGVITGLAWTSMGGATLPIEATRIHTLNRGFKLTGQLGEVMKESAEIAYSYVSSHLKQFGGDPTFFDQAFVHLHVPEGATPKDGPSAGITMASALLSLARNQAPKKGVAMTGELTLTGQVLPIGGVREKVIAARRQKIHELILPEANRGSYEELPDYLKEGITVHFAKRYSDVAKVLFD encoded by the coding sequence ATGAACGATCAGGACAACACCCCGGAAACCGTCGAAGTTCACGTCCAGGCCGATAGCACCGGCCTGGTATTGCCCGCGCAGCAGTTGCCGGACAAGCTCTACATCATCCCCATCCACAACCGCCCGTTCTTCCCGGCGCAGGTGTTGCCGGTGATCGTCAACGAGCAACCCTGGGGCCGAACCCTCACCCGTGTTGGCAACACCGAGCACAAGTGCATGGCGGTGTTCTTCGTCGACACCCCACCGGACGAGCACGGCGAGTTCGATCTCGACAGCCTGCCCGAACACGGCACCCTGGTGCGTGTGCACCATGTCAGCGAGGAAGGTGGCAAGCTGCAGTTCGTTGCCCAGGGTCTGACCCGTGTGCGCATCCGTGGCTGGCTCAGCCGCCGCGGCCCGTACCTGGCCGAAGTCGAATATCCGCAGGCGCCCAACGACCCGCGCGACGAGGTCAAGGCCTATGGCATGGCGCTGATCAACGCGATCAAGGAGCTGCTGCCGCTCAACCCGCTGTACAGCGAAGAGCTGAAGAACTACCTGAACCGCTTCAGCCCCAATGATCCGTCGCCGCTCACCGACTTCGCCGCCGCGTTGACCACCGCCCCGGGCCGCGAGCTGCAGGAAGTGCTCGATACCGTGCCCATGCTCAAGCGCATGGAGAAGGTGCTGCCGCTGCTGCGCAAAGAAGTCGAGGTCGGCCGCTTGCAGAAAGAGCTGTCGGCTGAAGTGAACAAGCAGATCGGCGAGCGCCAGCGCGAGTTTTTCCTCAAGGAACAGCTCAAGCTGATCCAGCAGGAACTGGGCATCAGCAAGGACGACAAGAGTGCCGACCGCGAGGAATTCCTCGCCCGCCTCGAAGGCAAGACCCTGCCGGCGCAGGCGCAGAAACGCATCGACGAGGAGCTGAACAAGCTGTCGATCCTCGAAGCCGGCTCGCCTGAGTACGCCGTCACGCGCAATTATCTGGACTGGTCCACCGCTCTGCCCTGGGGCATTCATGGCCAGGACAAGCTCGACCTGGGCCACGCGCGCAAGGTGCTGGACAAGCACCATGCGGGCATGGACGACATCAAGGAGCGTATTACCGAGTTCCTCGCCGTCGGCGCCTTCAAGGGCGAGATCGCCGGCTCCATCGTGCTACTGGTCGGCCCGCCCGGCGTGGGCAAGACCAGCATCGGCAAATCCATCGCCGAATCGCTCGGCCGGCCGTTCTACCGTTTCTCGGTAGGCGGTATGCGGGACGAGGCGGAGATCAAGGGCCACCGCCGCACCTACATCGGCGCCATGCCCGGCAAGCTGGTACAGGCACTGAAGGAAGCCGAGGTGATGAACCCGGTGATCATGCTCGACGAGATCGACAAGATGGGTACCAGCTACCAGGGCGACCCGGCCTCGGCGCTGCTGGAGACCCTCGATCCGGAGCAGAACGTCGAGTTCCTCGACCACTACCTGGACCTGCGCCTGGACCTGTCCAAGGTGCTGTTCGTCTGCACCGCCAACACCCTAGACTCCATTCCCGGCCCGCTGCTCGACCGCATGGAAGTGATCCGCCTGTCCGGCTATATCACCGAGGAAAAGCTGGCCATCGCCAAGCGCCACCTGTGGCCCAAGCAACTGGACAAGGCCGGCGTGCCGAAGGCGCGACTGTCCATCAGCGATGCAGCGCTGCGTGCAGTCATCGAAGGCTATGCCCGCGAAGCCGGCGTGCGTCAGCTGGAGAAACAGCTGGGCAAGCTGGTGCGTAAATCAGTGGTGAAGCTACTGGACGATCCCGAAGCGAAGATTCGCATTGGCGCCAAGGATCTCGAGCAAGCCCTCGGCATGCCGGTATTCCGCAATGAGCGCGTACTGGCCGGCACCGGGGTGATCACCGGCCTGGCCTGGACCAGCATGGGCGGCGCCACATTGCCGATCGAAGCGACGCGCATCCATACGCTCAATCGCGGTTTCAAGCTCACCGGCCAGCTCGGCGAAGTGATGAAGGAGTCGGCGGAGATCGCCTACAGCTACGTCAGCTCGCATCTGAAGCAGTTCGGCGGCGATCCGACCTTCTTCGACCAGGCCTTCGTCCACCTGCATGTACCGGAAGGGGCCACGCCCAAGGATGGCCCCAGTGCCGGCATCACCATGGCCAGCGCCCTGCTGTCGCTCGCGCGCAACCAGGCGCCGAAGAAAGGCGTAGCCATGACCGGCGAGTTGACCCTCACTGGCCAGGTGCTGCCCATCGGTGGCGTGCGCGAGAAAGTGATCGCGGCGCGGCGGCAGAAGATCCATGAACTGATCCTGCCGGAGGCCAATCGCGGCAGCTACGAGGAACTCCCGGACTATCTCAAGGAAGGCATTACCGTGCACTTCGCCAAGCGCTACAGCGACGTGGCCAAGGTGTTGTTCGACTAG
- a CDS encoding ABC transporter permease, giving the protein MNLYAIKAIYLFELARTWRTLLQSIATPVISTSLYFVVFGSAIGSSMTQVQGVSYGAFIIPGLIMLALLTESISNASFGIYMPKYSGSIYELLSAPVSYLEILIGYVGAAATKSVILGLIILLTARLFVDFEIQHPIWMAAFLVLTALTFSLFGFIIGVWADGWEKLQIVPALIVTPLTFLGGAFYSISMLPPAWQTVTLFNPVVYLISAFRWSFYGVSDVNVGVSLAMVLGFLALCILLVGWIFKTGYRLKS; this is encoded by the coding sequence ATGAACCTGTATGCCATCAAGGCCATCTACCTGTTCGAGCTGGCGCGCACCTGGCGCACCCTGCTGCAGAGCATCGCCACGCCAGTGATCAGTACCTCGCTGTACTTCGTGGTATTCGGCTCGGCCATCGGTTCGAGCATGACCCAGGTACAGGGCGTGAGCTACGGCGCTTTCATCATTCCCGGCCTGATCATGCTAGCGCTGCTGACCGAGAGCATTTCCAACGCCTCGTTCGGCATCTACATGCCCAAGTATTCCGGAAGTATCTACGAGCTGCTGTCGGCACCGGTGTCCTATCTGGAAATTCTCATCGGGTATGTCGGCGCGGCGGCGACCAAGTCGGTGATCCTCGGTCTGATCATCCTGCTCACCGCGAGGCTGTTCGTCGATTTCGAGATTCAGCATCCAATCTGGATGGCGGCGTTCCTGGTACTGACGGCTCTGACCTTCAGCCTGTTCGGTTTCATCATCGGCGTCTGGGCCGATGGCTGGGAGAAACTGCAGATCGTCCCGGCGCTGATCGTCACGCCACTGACCTTTCTCGGCGGCGCCTTCTATTCGATCAGCATGCTGCCGCCTGCCTGGCAGACGGTGACCCTGTTCAACCCGGTTGTGTACCTGATCAGCGCTTTCCGTTGGAGCTTCTACGGCGTGTCCGATGTCAACGTCGGCGTCAGCCTGGCGATGGTGCTGGGCTTTTTGGCGCTATGCATTCTGCTGGTGGGCTGGATTTTCAAGACCGGCTACCGGCTCAAGAGCTGA